The Bactrocera dorsalis isolate Fly_Bdor chromosome 2, ASM2337382v1, whole genome shotgun sequence region ctaaatttcaatacaaaaattaaaataaaacagttttgcacTTACTTTTCGTCAGACAACGTAGTTAAatgcagtaaacaattttttgatagaaattaTGAGTGACAGCTGATAGAAGTGTTGTCTTTTTGAACGCTTGATTATTGCAGTGCTGCAATATTGGCATTTCTGAACGTTCTGTTTGTTATGGAATCGTCATGATGCACGTCATGATGCATTTACGAACATagccaatattaaataaaatagtctttatacagtttaatatcatagtggaaaaatttcaaaccgaccttctaatatcttaatatataaaaatcacgtgtcacgttgtttgtttgcgatggactcctaaactactgaaccgattttaataaaatttttaacactgtgtgcagtttggtccaacttgaaagataggatagtttatggCGGGTATTGTCACTTGCGAAGCGAATTTATTTGGCGAAGCGAACGCTTTAGCGAACATACCCCAATTTTGCATTGTGAATGGCGAATGAACGTATTCGCTAAAATACGTCGTTGCCATTCATGAAAAAAGTAGTGCGTTCATCCGAATTTGACATTTGTGccatttatacttaaaaatttttttattatatcaactgaaatttgaaaatatgtttaataacgCGGATCtgtattttgaagataattACGATGTGGAAACGCGAACTAATCTTCTTCGACAGCGCCGTTTTATTAGAGATAATTCTAATCCTACAGAGCTACCTAACACAGTGTATGTACCCAGTTCaattataatgaataataaGAAGTTTTTGTTCAATGTACACGTATTTGTAGATTCGTTGCGAATTTCCGCTTGAACAAGgacgcatttatgtatgtgctggATAAAATCAAAGACAAATTTCATTGTCGGATGTCGTCTTCCATAACGCCCATGTTAAAATTGTGTGCCGCACTCAGATTTTTTGCACATGGCAGTTACCAACAAGCTATAGGGAATGAATTTCAGTTGGGACTTGCTCAACCAACAGTTTCCCTTATTTTAAAAGAGATCATACccattttggaaaatgaaatttgtcGTACCCATATAAGCGTAGATATgagtgaagaagaaaagcagCAGGCAAgaagcaaattttattcaagATCGGGAATACCAAATGTAATAGGCTGCATCGATGGAACCCATATCGCGATTTATGCTCCTACCACAAACAAACACCTCTATCTAAACAGAAAAGgattttttagcataaatgcaatgattgtgagtttttatgaatttaatacagtaaaattggtataaaaattttgttatatttttattacaggcTTGTGATCATGATATGAATATCCGTTTTGTGGATGCTAGATACGCTGGTTCTACACACGATTCGTTCGTATGGAACAATAGTTCTCTAAAGGCATGTTTAGAGGCAGCGCATCAAAATGGAGATCAGAACTCTATTTATTTAGGTATTCGCAATATTTGACTACTGCGCAAGTTTAATCTTGACAtatgaatattgaaaacaataatacattTGCAGGTGACTCCGGATACCCACTAAGCCCTTATTTATTAACACCTTTCCGTCATGCAGAATCTGGAACTAGGGAGccaatttttaataagaagCACGCGAAAGCGAGAAATGTTGTTGAACGTACGATTGGAGTTTTGAAATGCCGTTTCAGATGTCTTCTGAGTGATAGAAAAATGCGCTACGATCCTGCTAAAGTAACATCCGTTATTAATATATGCTGCGCCTTGCacaacatttgtaaaaaatttagaatcggTGATCCGGAGGAGGCTGAAACCTTCTTTGATGCCGTTGTACCATTGGAACCAATTAATGAAAATGGCAATGGTTCACCAGGAGAGCGCCGCAGAAGACAAATTGCTGATGCTCTGATGTAAATGAAACTATACCGACTTCAgtgaataatatattgtattcttttattttattcaatactttgaaattcaatattacatagataataaatatataaaaattacaaaaactacatgcttttaaattaaattaaaaaaatcacagattcAATTCTGTCACttacaataataaagtaaaaataaattcatcacatgttttcttaaaaaaatcacagattcAATTCCGTCACttacaataataaagtaaaaataaattcatcacatggttaaaatatgaaataaaaaaaaattcatcacATTCTTATGAAATAAACTATAAACTAAATTCAATCTATTTACAAGCACcctattttttttgcatttttaattttaaaatttgtagttttatttccATCTTTTCtttatgtcttttttttttctctaaatattcttcctttcttctttcattttcattaatttaatttcttcctgTTTAAGTTCATAAGTTTTTCTTGCATACCTTgcaatttcatctatttttctttccatttttgcaattttgttggaaaGGATGTCTTGCACTTCGGCTTGCTTTTCCAACGCTTTCATCCGAATGACTTCACGTTCCTCTACTGTCATTCTAGGACGGCTGCTTGAGGATTGCGATGCCAAATCCATGGCTCGTTGTGTTTCCACGGTCGTGCGCTCTTCTGGCtgcatttcattattatttaccGCAGTTTCCACTTCATTAGAGCCATATGCTAAGCCTGTAGGATTTACAGCCGCCTGAAGGTGAAGAAGCTCATCCACACTTTGCTCTAATGGAGATAAACTTTGCTGAGCATAAGGTCCTCCTCCTGTGGCAACAGTTTCGCGTCGGtttgtcgctattttttttttagtttcagtttATAATCTAACCAAACCTAAATGCTACACATAAGTAACTTCaaccaaacaaattaattaaatttttaccttaTTCCACTCGCGTCCGTTTCGCAATGGTGGACCAATGGCATTGAGTTCGGCAGCGAACAGATCCCATTGCTCTGCCCTGCTTTTCTTCGTCGATCCAAAATTCCCCATTCCTCTGGCGACGTCCGGATTATTTTCCATTAACGCAAccaatttttgaaattgttgcgTTGTTGTACGTTTTGTTCTAGAAGTAtcgttttgttaaatataattaaataattacatttgctCAAATAACGATCAAAATTTACTTACGTCCTTTCCATTTCAAATAgcgaataaaaaatacattcgtCAAATTTTGACACTAATGGCGAAGCGAATGACGTTTTTTCGCCAGTGGCAATACCAGAAATTTATTTTCGCCACTCGTTCGCCATTTTCTGGCGAATTCGTTAGAGATTCGCAACTTACAATTCGCCACGGCGAAACTcgccaaaattttcattcgcTTCGCAAGTGACAATACCCGcctataactctccttatagtcgcattatttatttaatgcaaattatttgtttattattagccaagagctatccaccagttggtggcgctaacagcggtattgattgcggtatgttacagtagatggcgctacaaacattaaatgaatagcgttgtttgaagtttacgAGGattgtccgataaataaccgacctaaccatgatgcacgcgactttttcaaactttttttttttatttttctacatagtctccttgtaactccacacacttctcccagcgatgctcccatctctgcaacccttccaaatagtacttggcgtctttgtctgcaaaatacgagttcacgaaagagattgcctcctcatttgacgaaaatctctggccgccgagcgcagttttaagttgaggaaacaaaaaaaagtcgcttggtgctagatccggtgaataaggtggatggtcaagcagttggaaccgcaattcgtggattttcgccatggcgactgttgaggtgtgagatggtgcgttgtcttggtggaacaagactttctttttttgcaaatgtggccgatttttcgaaatttcttcctttagcttgtccaataatgatgcgtagtatgctcctgttatagtttttcctttttcaagatagtcgataaaaataatttcatggctgtcccaaaaaacactcgccatcactttcccagccgaatacaaagctgtaggtttttttggggctggttcccccttttcaatccattgtttaaattggatttttgtttcgggcgtataatgatgaatccaagtttcgtctacagttatcaatcggcgccaaaactcggtcttattgcttctaaactgagccaacagagcgctggaaatgttcatgcgcgcatgtttgtggtctagcgtaagcaaacgcggcacccaacgcgcggacagctttctcatgcccaaatcttggtttaatatgtgacaaacagtttcttttgacatcttcataatctcagctatttccctaactttaatccggcggtggtctagtaccaattgatgaactttagcgatgttatcgttagtggttacagtttttggacgcccaggacgttcatcatcttccaagctccgcgaccacgtttaaattcagctgcccaaaattttacggtggtatacgatggtgcagagtcaccatacacagagtccaactcatctttgatttgtgaaggcgtattgcctttcaaaaataaaaatttaattacagctcgatattcatttttttccattttgaggaaatcaccgaaatagactcacaaaaacgactgtcaacggataattgcgcaagataaatttctgaaatttgggcgagtagctattataatatgcacaatttgaagtagaaactttttttttcagatgtgccgctagcttcacgttgaggtcggttatttatcggacagccctcgtatattatttgtggtaaagttatacgagtctatgacttcccaaaaaaaataaaaattgggcggggcgaagttcgccgggtcagctagtaatatatatattc contains the following coding sequences:
- the LOC125776338 gene encoding putative nuclease HARBI1, which encodes MFNNADLYFEDNYDVETRTNLLRQRRFIRDNSNPTELPNTVFVANFRLNKDAFMYVLDKIKDKFHCRMSSSITPMLKLCAALRFFAHGSYQQAIGNEFQLGLAQPTVSLILKEIIPILENEICRTHISVDMSEEEKQQARSKFYSRSGIPNVIGCIDGTHIAIYAPTTNKHLYLNRKGFFSINAMIACDHDMNIRFVDARYAGSTHDSFVWNNSSLKACLEAAHQNGDQNSIYLGDSGYPLSPYLLTPFRHAESGTREPIFNKKHAKARNVVERTIGVLKCRFRCLLSDRKMRYDPAKVTSVINICCALHNICKKFRIGDPEEAETFFDAVVPLEPINENGNGSPGERRRRQIADALM